ttttagtttgcactctgatgctctatccactgagccaaaccagctatggctacCTTGAAgttcttatttctttgtttaatatTGGTTTCagataaagagggagagagagagagagagagagagagagagagagagagagagagagagagagagagagaaggagggaaacatcagtgtgaagggaaaacatcaatcagctgccttctgcataaaTGGAACCCGCATACTGATATGTGTCTTGCCTGGAAATTGAATCCTAGACTCTTTGttatacaggacgatgctccaaccatctgagcaatactggccaagGCAGTCTGTGGTTTTTAAACACAATGATTTCCAGTATTTTTTGAAGAAGCCACTATGGCCAATGATAGCAGAagcacagaggctgctggaggacCCTTGTTTTTGACTGTGGGTATCTTCACGTATGTTTGTTCACCCAATCTTTCCAGTCATCCTTTCTGTACAGTTCTCCTTTATTTGTGTCTGTAATACTGTTTGTCTTCATGGTACCCTGATTCCCATTTCCTGTGGGCTTCTTTGTTCATGCATAGCTTCTACTTAGACTGGGATGGGGGGAGATGCTCATATTTCTGCTCCTGCCAATTTTCTGATGTCACTCACATAGGTCTTTTGCCTGTGATCTCATTTGTCCTTTGTTGTTCTACCACAGCGTTGATCATccatcttttctgtttttctttgaagaTTCGCATCATTTATCCCATGCAATGGCTCAAATGGGCTTTAAGGGGAAGAATCATTTGTGCATCACAGAAGAAACGTGACTTTATGAATGACACAGTGGACCCACAGGCGGTCTTGCCTTGGTGAAGGGTCGTTGGGGAAGCTTTCACGCCTGGCCTTTGTTACATTCATAACTAGAAactcattttattcatcagtgttTTCTTACTGTTGCCCAGTCCTTACCCAGTTATACTTGTTTTGGATTATTATTGATACTTTGCCAACGACACAGGTTGAATAGTGATCATTTCTACTCCGATTCCCAGCCCACGGATaaccttaacctctctggacttTGCACCTTTGCCTCTTTCACAGGTCTCTCTTTACTGCAAATCAACGTTGGACTGTGCCTGCACCTCCTTGGAGTGCACAAGTATTATTATATTGACGCTGAACCCCGTGTGCTCTAATACAATTAATGTTTATGGATATGAGCACCTTCAAATGATTGTATACGGACTCACATGGCCAGCAGGTAAGGTCCTCAAAAAAGCCTTTGTGCAGGAACAATGAGTAGAGAATTCGTCTCCCCTTTGTATCCCATCCTGTGCTTCTGTCCTTCCAGTGGTGATATTTTCATTGTTGACTGACCACGTTATGTACTTTAAGAGCAATTTCCTCAGAGTCTACTTCACTTGTCTAGAAAATCTCTCTAGTCATAACCGATAAATATTTATGGTAAAGATACTGTGATTTCATAACATCAACATGTACTTCACCAGATTTTCCTTTTgttcaggttgctgctgtggagcagagaaAGTTGAGACCCCGACTGAACAGAAGGTTTCTGTAAGAGTGTCACTGGCAAGGAATCCCAAGGTAGCCTTGTCTTCCCAGAAGAGCCACCCCTGTGAGCGTTGTGGGCTCGTCTTGAGAAACATTTTCCACTTGACTGATCTGCAGAGAACACAACACGGACAGATACTGTTGAGGTGTGGCGCATGTGCAAAACCGTTTTACTGCTGTGTAAAATTTCACCAACAGCACGTGAGAGACTTTCAATACAGGTGTGGACAGGATCTCATTTGCAAACAGCTGCAATTTCAATGTATCACAGAATCGTTTCACATGTGGGGAGGTTGGGCATGGTGTCTTTAACTGGTCAGGACATCTCCACCTAAAGAGTACTCAGACCAGGGACAGTCCAACTGCAATTTTGACGTGTGGGATGACGTTTCAAAGGTGAAAAAATGATTacaccagaaaaaaatgtaaggaagACATTAGTTTTACCCACATGTTTATTCTGGGAAAAGGTGTCTATGTTGGAAGTCAGTGTTTTGATAGCTGTGAATGTGGAAAAAATGTTACCAAATATTCTAGCTTTCATTATCAACAGCAAGGTCACAATGGAGAAAGGCCTTCTCAGTGTAGTGAATTTGGGAAAGCTTTTAGCAGTCGTAACAGCCTAGGTAATCACAAAGCtttgcacactggagaaaggccttatgagctcagtgaatgtggaaaaactTTTACCGGTAGCAGTGTCCTCCATTATGAGCAtagagttcacacaggagaaaggccTCATGAGTACAAtgagtgtgggaaatcttttaccagtaACAGTATTCGTCATTGTCAtcggagagttcacactggagaaaagccttataaatgcagtgaatgtgggaaggctTACAGCACTAACAGTCATCTTTATTGTCATCAGAGacttcatacaggagaaaagccttatcaatgcagtgaatgCGGAAAATGTTTTACCTCTAAAGGCATCCTTCAtcaacatcagagagttcatatgggagaaaagccttataaatgtagtgaatgtggaaaagctTACAGCACTAGCAGTAATTTTTGTCGTCATCAGAGTTCATatgggagaaaagccttataaatgtagtgaatgtgggaaatcttttacccagAATACTAGACTTCAtagtcatcagagaattcacactagAGAAAAaccttatcaatgcagtgaatgtgggaaatcctttACCCATCGCATTGCCCTTCATAATCATCAGACACTTCCTACAGGGGAAatgccttataaatgcagtgaatgtggaaaatcttttaaagGGTGCAATGctctccaatatcatcagagagttcacactggagaaaagccttatgactgcagtgaatgtggaaaatgttttacaaatatcagtggtctccaatatcatcagagatttcacactggagaaaagccttatcaatggagtgaatgtgggaaatcttttacccatGGCACTGCCCTTCATAAACATCAGAGACTTCATACAGGGGAAAACATGGAGACAAAGGCTGTCTTTAGTCCAGGGATGTGGCTTTTTTGGGTTTGGGTGAAAGTTCTTCATTGTTTGTTACATTTTCTGTCATTGAGATGAGACTCTCACCCAGAGGGCATAAGTAGGGGGATTGAATATAGAGTTATCAAACCTGTTCATCCAGAATAGCTGAacttatatttgttttctcttggaCCATTGATAAAAACTGTAATGAGTAAATTACATGTGTTGGCTATAGTGTTTCATAAATCTTGACATGTGCATGAAACTGAAGCCATCATTACAAATTCATAGTGCTGACCATGTCTGTCTGCGTAATTGGTTCATAACCACTTTTAATCTATCCCTGTTCTTCACAGATTTCCTAGTTTCCATGGATTTACATTCCATTTTCATagagaactttatttttctaagtatttttgtGCTTTAATTTATGTTTCAGAAATACTTGGAGATTAAGTAAAGTTACATTAATAATGCATCTCTATGGTGGGGGTTGacgacaaatatgtgataccttaatcaataaagcaattaaaaaataatgcatctTTTTTTCAgatacatattcttttaaaaaaatataaatataaggcaaggcaaaggcaaaggcaaaggcaaaggcaaagaggcaaaggcaaaggcaaaaggcaaaaggcaaaaggcaaaaggcaaaaggcaaggcaaaaggcaaaaggcaaaaggcaaaaggcaaaaggcaaaaggcaaggcaaggcaaaaGGCGCAAGGCAAAAGGCGCAAGGCAAAAGGCGCAAGGCAAAAGGCGCAAGGCaaaaggcaaggcaaggcaaggcagggCAAGGCaaggcattttttattttctagaaccAGGACCTGGAACTCAAGATACTCCACCAGACCAGAGGGTACTGCTTGACAGAGCTCAAGCCAAGCTATGTCTCTGAGGGTTATCTGTACATATCAGATTTCCCCCTGGGAAGAGTTTGTTGCAAAGAGAGATGATGATTTATTTGTCCACGATCCCTCAGTACTTAATATGATGCTTGGCTGGCTGAAAACACTAAGTAAATGCTTGAGGAATAGATGGGCTGGAGACCAGATGGCTGGTTGGATGCATTACTTTTTTAGTGGTTTCAACTGGAATCTCCAGCTGAATGCCTCAGATTTCTCTATCTCTCTGGTTCCAGTCTTACCCTTCGGTGCCTGGCTATTGAGAATGGGTGTTGTGCCCACCCACTGATCCCACCATCTCAGGCAGGAATGGTGGCACTCCAGGATGGAGACCATGCCCTCACTGTTCACATAGTCAATGGTGATCTCGACTCTGGGTTGCATCGATTTGTGTTGCCTTTATGTAGATCATTGTAAACTCCCTGTTATTGGTCGATCTTTAAACATGTATTGACCCACCCATGGTGGCACAGAGGAATATAAACCCTACGTACTTCTTCTCTGGACATCAAAATACTACGGGACAATTCCAAGATGCTGCTGCTAAGTGCCATAGGAGTGTATCCGAGGCAGGCAGTGGCGATGGCGAGGAGAGCAGTGAGCCAGCAGGAGGGGACTCGCAGAGTGCTGCTCAATGCACGCTGCCAGTGCTCTTCTTACGTCTGAGGGGCACTAAGACACACCCTCTTCCTCATTTCTTCATTGGTCACACTCACTTCCCAGGGGTGTGAAGGGGATCAGTGACAAAGAGTCCCTCCTTGACCGAACTCTAACCAGGCTCTCCTGAGCCTTCTCATCTTCGAGGCCTCAACCTTGGCCTGCAAAGATTTGAACAGAACACTAACATAATTGTTAACAGCTCAAAGCCATGCATGGCCCTAGCCCCTCCTAAAGCACCTGCCTGAGAAAACTCAAGATTATCGAAAGAATTTACTGTTCGTCCAGCCAACACCTGAAGATAGGTCCCTGCCTCATCGCCTCTCTGGGAGGGGAAGAACCGGACTTGGATAAGTGCCAGATGGCTTTCATAGGGACCAACCCCCTCCTGCTTTTTGTAATTTTCCACTTCCCTGACTCTACTGAGCCCCCACTCACCCCTTCCCTGTATCCTCATTGTCCCTTTAAAATGCCCAGTCACCTCTGTACAAATCAAAATTTAGTTCAGTTCATGCTGGTCTCTTTTTCCTAATGCAATTGTGCATTACTGATTGAAGTGCATCCTGACCACTTTAACTATCAgctggttttgtttatctttaatgTCAGATGCGATAAGACTGCTATTAGACAAACTGGCCACGGTGTAAGCCATGCTCTCTGCCCATGGGCACGTCCTTACACACAGCTAAGGACATGAAGGATGGGTTTGGCTCAAAAGTTCTGTCCAAACCGCTGGGATGATGATTGTCAGGACCAACCAGATTCTCTCAGGAACCTGAGCTGGGGAAATGGAGAAAGCCGAGCAGAAGCAAGAAGAGGCAGGGACAGGAATTAATAAGCCATCTTGCAGACGAGACACGAAAGTGAAGACATGAACCCCTAGAGCTGTGGCCCCAGAGCTGCCTTGGATCTGAATGACCTTCCCATTCCAGGCCCACTTATATCATGAGTCCTGATTTTCTAAAGAAGGTGTCCTTATGATAAGCCCACATTACTTACAGAGGCCCACCGAATCCTTGGTCCTCACCAGCAAAAATCCCCAAAGAGGCGCCTGTGAATGAAATACACCAGCCTATGGGCTTAGCTACTTGCCTCTTGGGCCGAGGGTGGATTTGGGGATTTGGATGGAGGAAACATGGCGGGGATGCACCAGGGGAGAGTGGAAAGAGACTGGGTCTGGACTTAGGCTCAGGGTTTAAATTCTGGCTGTGCTGCAGGCCAGAGGTGACCCCTCTATACCTACCCTCTTCTTAAAATGTGTATAACGGTGGTGGGTTCAAGCAATAGCATGCGGCACATGATGGGCAGCTCCCACCCCTGGCCAGTCAGCACTTCGCCCAGCAACACATGGGTGAGCTCTGAGGGGTCGTCAGGAATTGCTGAGGATGGCTGGATACAGTGGCTCCACAGGAGTGTATCCTTGAAACCCTCTTTGCAAAGCAGCCCtgctgtgtggggaggaggggcaaaaGGGGATTCATCCTTCCAATTGGATGACTCTCCTAACTTCCTCTGCTCTCCCCAGGGCTCAGTTCCCCAGATCCTTAGCATAttaggggagggggacaggggatTTGGCAGAAGTCCGGCTCCTGCTGTCAGCAACTGTCTGCTCTCTAATGTGAGCTGGATGTGATTCCTTAAGCAGAGCAGCTCTGGAATGGCCCAGGAACGTGGCACTAGGGCTGAGGCCACGGTGGGGATCCTAGCACAGACCTTACAAATCTCATATGTGGGGATTCTCTTCTGAAAATGAGTGTTTCTTTGTTCTCTGTGCCTTGTAAACACATCTATAGAACTCAGAGCTCCAGGAACTGAGCAAGTCAAGGATGGAATGGACCAGACACTCCAATTTGTTCTGTTTACTCTGATGAGTATGGATCTTCACTAGAGTAATTCTCACGAAGGGTGGGCGCTGCCCAGCAGAATGGCGTCAGGGTGGCAGAGATCACTTGGGGTTGATTGTGGATAAGGAGTATCTTGAGTTCCAGGTCCTGGTtctagaaaatctgaataaaaaatTCCTTTCTTGGGCATCGGTAGCgatgccttgccttgccttgccctatttctgcttattaaccctgccctttcctaaaagacagttatatgcaccattttgtggttagttaggctagttaacccctaattgcctgcaagcctaacaagctatctataattctatcttctgtcactgccccctgatggagaacccaaaaaataaaatactaaggttaagtaaaggaagtggtagtagcagtggccgaccctttcaagagacatggaccgagatgatttctatggctttatagaaaaaaaatggcagatcattttgcgttctatgtactgaaacggtagtaagcagaacgtggaatataaatagacattttgaaactaatcattcccagctcttggaaaaaagtgaggataaaaggaaggaatacatttccaggcaactacacctttataagagccaatctaattccatccttaaatttataaaaggctctacaaatttaacatctgaaagtttgagcattgctcactctatagctcagcatggaaaagcactcagtgagggagaatttattaaagaaactctcctaagatgtgcaccagttctatttcacgatatgcagaataaagatgcaattattaagagaatatctgagttaccactcagtagaaatatcataaaagaccgaataatgagactgaacacaaacgtacaacatcaattaaagagagacataaggaagtgtaaatatttttcgatctctcatgatgaaactactgatgtcacatcacatgctcagttggccattattggtcgatattctgatggtctcacaatgagggaagagttgataaagttagtatcagtgccaacaagtaaatcaggaagcgaaatatgtaaggtcattatacaaacatttcgtgacctaagcattgatatctctaaaggtgtgtcagtgacgacagatggggcaccaaatatggtggggggaaaagtcggattcctcaaattgtttacagaagctattggacatccgattgtgccttttcattgtattatccatcaggaggctttatgtgccaaggcaggattcaccgacttaaacaacttaatgtcagttgttacaaaaatagttaatttaatagctgctcgcccccttcacaagcgagaattttctgcacttttactggaggttgattccacctacagtggactgctgatgtacaataatgtaagatggctgagccgaggcaaagttctcgagcgctttgtggagtgctttgaagaaattaaggtatttcttggcgataaggatctgggaaactttcctcagcttaatgatgataagtgggtcaacaccctgatgttttttacagatctctctgttcatattaatgaactgaacttaaagttacaaggttttggcaaaagtattgacgttatttTGGATAcctaaaagcttttgaaagtaaagttaaaattttcaagcgagatgtagaaactaaaacttacaagtattttcctcgagtaacaaagtattttaagaaggccagtgcagctgtacaaaatggaatggaactcttgcatatgaagtaccagcatattttagactcattacttgaccagtttagtgatagatttagtcaatttagaagtctagaacagaccatgaaaataattaagtatcctgatgtagtagtctacagtagtttggaattaaatggtttccaatggatgcaaattgatgatttggagatgcaacttgcagaatttcaagacagtatctgggctcaggtgtttgtcgacttgaggtcaaagcttgagaatctgggaaggtgccgcttggagaatcaagaggagtgccactacgaacaggaaatttggagtgcctggaaccgactaccagacacttttagcaccctgaaaaatatagcaatggctttactcacaatttttccctctacatacttttgtgaggccttattctcagcgtgaaataatatcaaaaccaacaaaagaaacagattgacagatgaagttagtagcgcttgcttgggcctgaagtgtacaaaataccaaccttcaactgaagatttagccaatgaaattcagcaacaaaaaagtcactaataggcaggtttgTTAAAgaagtccccctccccctcagttatcttagttcacggcaccccacacaagctaaataatatcaagaccaacaaaagaaaccaactgacggatgaacaaagaagtcactaagcaggtaagttaaatatttagtttttggtttattaaatacaattatatataacaattatacattcatgttatttaaactataaatatcgcgaaataatgttttttcctcaaagtgacacactacccgagttatgctcagttttttggcgaagtttgacacacgaagctcaaaaggttgcccatcactggcttaggcaGTACTGAAAGTGGCTGGCATTGGAAAGAGCATGGGTCTAGAAAGGGCGGGACTTGGCGTCCCTGTAACAGCTGGTTACTTcttctctctgaacctcaatttcctcatttctagACTTGGGGTTTGGACTGGGCAGTCACTGAGGTCTCTACGAGCTCTGACATTCTGTGTTCTTCTCCAGAATACCTCAAGGGCAAATACAACACTTATTTATCCATGCATCCTTAATACCTAGCACAATTTGGGAATATGGTAGCAATTCCTTAAGTGCATCTGTGAACATCTGGGTGTCCCTACTATGGGGGTACAAGGAAAAAGCTCTGCCCAAGTCTCCCTATCCAAAATGGTGCCTCCACTCACTCTCCCTGCCCTTTCCATGCTTCTGTTCCCATCGATGCACTCATCAATGCTTGGCCataattatatttgtatttgtttttcagctttattgttCATCATTCCCACTAAAGTAGCAGACCACGAAGGCAGAGACTGTTCCTAGATGTACCCACCTAGAACAGGATCAGGCCCCTAAAAGATGGTCAGTCACTGATTTCACTCCACAAAGAAGCGAACAGAGTGATTCAGGATGGCAGAGCAAAGAGGATAAGGGAGAGCTTCCAAACATCAGTCCTGGGGGCCCACCCCGACCCAGTCTCTTCCTATTATTTTCACCTGACACCCTGAACTCTCTGCCTGGGCCGTTTGGACCCACTGCATCCTCCTTCCGCTTTCCCTCTACTTATGATCCCACCCGAGGCTTCTGTTGGAGGCCTCCTGGCCAAGATGGCCCTCTGCCTCCTTCACAGGTGCTGACAGAGGCGAGGCAGGTCTGTGAGAAATCAAGGCTGACGTCTTGGCCTCAGCCAGCCTACCCAGGGCCAAGCCCTcagccagccagcagccaggcctttGCTGCTACTGGCTCCAGGTTAGTGTACAGGGATTTCTCTGTCTCAGGCCCGGCCTCTGCCTTCCAGCTTCTCTCCAGGTTTTCCTTGTCTCCATATTTTCTGTGTTCCTTTGCTCATCCTCGGCTTTTTTGCcaacctagggccgtggtcggaaaactgtggctcgcgagccacatgcagctctctggccccttgaatgtggttcttccacaaaataccacagcctggacaagtgtattttgaagaagtagcattagaagaagtttaagtttaaaacatttggctctcaaaaggaatttcaatc
The genomic region above belongs to Eptesicus fuscus isolate TK198812 unplaced genomic scaffold, DD_ASM_mEF_20220401 scaffold_55, whole genome shotgun sequence and contains:
- the LOC103297699 gene encoding zinc finger protein 383-like; the encoded protein is MSSVNVEKLLPVAVSSIMSIEFTQEKGLMSTMSVGNLLPVTVFVIVIGEFTLEKSLINAVNVGRLTALTVIFIVIRDFIQEKSLINAVNAENVLPLKASFINIREFIWEKSLINVVNVEKLTALAVIFVVIRVHMGEKPYKCSECGKSFTQNTRLHSHQRIHTREKPYQCSECGKSFTHRIALHNHQTLPTGEMPYKCSECGKSFKGCNALQYHQRVHTGEKPYDCSECGKCFTNISGLQYHQRFHTGEKPYQWSECGKSFTHGTALHKHQRLHTGENMETKAVFSPGMWLFWVWVKVLHCLLHFLSLR